Proteins from a genomic interval of Planctomycetota bacterium:
- a CDS encoding uroporphyrinogen decarboxylase family protein produces MTPRQQAIAAFERRRPEGLVPHVELEFQLSEELIGRKALRRDDLRVVGPRERDRLLHENVEHWLDVCERLDYCILTGLHWLDVEDQIESFKLVRQLAGDRYMLSAFVDGTAGIPNGTNMMEAAWRMADKPDDVLAEHDRWARDAAEVGKRLIGAGAEVVFMCADYCFNDGPWLSPAMFRRFVTPFLARNIAEFRKAGAYPVKHTDGDIMPILDQLIECEPAAIHSLDPMAGVDIREVRRLYGHRVALMGNVNCALVQAGTKEQIVESARYCLEHGGVATGGYFFTTSNCIFKGVPLDNYFAMLEVRRQFGHGG; encoded by the coding sequence ATGACGCCACGCCAACAGGCTATCGCCGCCTTCGAGCGCCGAAGGCCCGAGGGCCTGGTGCCCCACGTCGAGCTGGAGTTCCAGCTTAGCGAGGAGTTGATCGGCCGCAAGGCCCTGCGCCGCGACGACCTCAGGGTCGTCGGGCCTCGGGAGCGCGACCGGCTGCTCCACGAGAACGTCGAGCATTGGCTCGATGTGTGCGAGCGCCTCGACTACTGCATCCTCACGGGGCTGCACTGGCTCGACGTGGAGGACCAGATCGAGTCGTTCAAGCTCGTGCGCCAACTGGCGGGCGACCGCTACATGCTCTCGGCCTTCGTGGACGGCACGGCGGGCATCCCGAACGGCACGAACATGATGGAAGCGGCGTGGCGGATGGCCGACAAGCCCGACGACGTGCTGGCCGAGCACGATCGCTGGGCGCGCGACGCCGCCGAGGTGGGCAAGCGCCTCATCGGCGCAGGCGCCGAGGTGGTGTTCATGTGCGCCGACTACTGCTTCAACGACGGCCCCTGGCTCTCGCCCGCCATGTTCCGCCGCTTCGTCACGCCCTTCCTCGCCCGCAACATCGCCGAATTCCGCAAGGCCGGAGCCTATCCCGTCAAGCACACCGACGGCGACATCATGCCCATCCTCGACCAGCTCATCGAGTGCGAGCCGGCCGCCATCCACTCGCTCGACCCGATGGCGGGGGTAGACATCCGCGAGGTGCGCCGCCTCTACGGCCATCGTGTGGCCCTGATGGGCAACGTCAACTGCGCTCTCGTCCAGGCCGGCACCAAGGAGCAAATCGTCGAGAGCGCCCGCTACTGCCTCGAGCACGGCGGCGTAGCCACGGGCGGATACTTCTTCACCACCAGCAACTGCATCTTCAAGGGCGTGCCGCTCGACAACTACTTCGCCATGCTGGAGGTGCGGCGGCAGTTCGGGCACGGAGGATAG
- a CDS encoding alpha/beta fold hydrolase, protein MALLTPRGRRMLWAIAGTLVAAYAAILILMFVFQSHLVYFPVRAVAETPASRGLPFEEAQLTASDGTRLAAWFIPAPNPTGVVLFCHGNAGNISHRLDVAAFFRGLGLSTLLFDYRGYGRSEGRPTEAGTYLDADAAWRHLAGERRLPRRQIIVWGESLGGPIAAWLAREHPPGVLVLQSTFTSVPDLAARLYPWLPVRLLSRFRYSTLEYVRQAACPILVMHSPADEIVPYPHGRQLFESAGDPKAFIELAGGHNDGFFLSGRPFAESLQAFLTTHVAP, encoded by the coding sequence GTGGCCCTGCTCACTCCGCGAGGGCGTCGCATGCTGTGGGCGATTGCGGGAACCCTTGTGGCCGCCTACGCCGCCATCCTGATCCTCATGTTCGTGTTCCAATCGCATCTCGTCTACTTCCCCGTGCGCGCGGTGGCCGAAACGCCCGCGTCGCGTGGACTGCCGTTCGAAGAGGCGCAACTCACGGCCAGCGATGGCACTCGCCTCGCGGCTTGGTTCATCCCCGCCCCGAACCCGACAGGCGTTGTGCTCTTCTGCCACGGCAACGCGGGCAACATCTCGCATCGCCTGGACGTGGCCGCCTTCTTCCGCGGCCTGGGCCTGAGCACGTTGCTCTTCGACTACCGCGGCTATGGCCGCAGCGAGGGCCGGCCCACCGAGGCGGGCACCTATCTCGATGCCGATGCCGCCTGGCGCCACCTCGCCGGCGAGCGCCGCCTCCCACGGCGCCAGATCATCGTCTGGGGCGAATCGCTCGGCGGCCCCATCGCCGCCTGGCTGGCCAGGGAGCATCCTCCCGGCGTGCTCGTCCTCCAGTCCACCTTCACCTCGGTGCCCGATCTCGCCGCGCGCCTCTACCCGTGGCTGCCCGTCCGTTTGCTCTCGCGCTTCCGCTACAGCACGCTGGAGTACGTGCGTCAGGCTGCCTGTCCCATCCTCGTGATGCACAGCCCGGCAGATGAGATTGTGCCGTACCCGCACGGCCGCCAGCTCTTCGAGTCGGCGGGTGATCCGAAGGCCTTCATCGAGCTTGCCGGCGGCCACAACGACGGCTTCTTCCTCTCGGGCCGGCCATTCGCTGAGAGCCTCCAGGCATTCCTCACGACCCATGTGGCGCCGTGA